The following are from one region of the Achromobacter xylosoxidans genome:
- the rimO gene encoding 30S ribosomal protein S12 methylthiotransferase RimO: MAAANADGRTPRVGFVSLGCPKALVDSERILTQLRTEGYVVTPEYNDADVVVVNTCGFIDSAKAESLEAIGEALAENGKVIVTGCMGVEESVIRDVHPSVLAVTGPQQYEEVVRAVHQAAPPKKDHNPYLDLVPPQGIKLTPRHYAYLKISEGCNHRCSFCIIPSMRGDLVSRPVGDVLSEAERLVKAGVKELLVISQDTSAYGVDMKYRSGFWNGRPVKTRMTELCMALSEMGVWTRLHYVYPYPHVDEVIPLMAEGKILPYLDIPFQHASPRILKAMKRPAFEDKTLARIKRWREICPDLTIRSTFIVGFPGETEEDFQYLLDWMQEAQLDRVGCFQYSPVEGAPANLLDNPVPDEVKQERWERFMELQQSISSARLARKVGREIDVLIDEVDEDGAVGRSSADAPEIDGCVYVSSDKPLKAGDLVRVRVTDSDEYDLWADAI; encoded by the coding sequence ATCGCCGCGGCCAACGCCGACGGCCGAACCCCGCGCGTGGGCTTCGTATCCCTGGGCTGTCCCAAAGCCCTGGTCGACTCCGAACGCATCCTGACCCAGCTGCGGACCGAAGGGTACGTCGTCACGCCCGAGTACAACGATGCCGACGTGGTCGTGGTCAATACCTGCGGCTTCATCGACAGCGCCAAGGCGGAATCGCTGGAGGCCATCGGCGAAGCCCTGGCCGAGAACGGCAAGGTCATCGTGACCGGCTGCATGGGCGTCGAGGAATCGGTGATCCGCGACGTGCACCCCAGCGTGCTGGCCGTGACCGGCCCGCAGCAATACGAAGAGGTGGTGCGCGCGGTGCACCAGGCCGCGCCGCCCAAGAAGGACCACAACCCCTATCTGGACCTGGTGCCGCCGCAAGGCATCAAGCTCACGCCGCGCCACTACGCCTATCTGAAGATCTCGGAAGGCTGTAATCACCGCTGCAGCTTCTGCATCATCCCGTCGATGCGCGGCGACCTGGTCAGCCGGCCGGTGGGTGACGTGCTGAGCGAAGCCGAGCGCCTGGTCAAGGCGGGCGTGAAGGAATTGCTGGTGATCTCGCAAGACACCAGCGCCTATGGCGTGGACATGAAGTACCGCAGCGGTTTCTGGAACGGCCGTCCGGTAAAGACCCGCATGACCGAACTCTGTATGGCCTTGTCCGAGATGGGCGTGTGGACGCGCCTGCACTACGTGTATCCGTACCCGCACGTGGACGAAGTCATTCCGCTGATGGCCGAGGGCAAGATCCTGCCCTACCTGGACATTCCGTTCCAGCACGCCAGCCCGCGCATCCTGAAGGCCATGAAGCGCCCGGCCTTCGAGGACAAGACCCTGGCCCGCATCAAGCGCTGGCGCGAGATCTGCCCGGATCTGACGATACGCTCGACCTTCATTGTCGGCTTCCCCGGGGAAACCGAGGAAGACTTCCAGTACCTGCTGGACTGGATGCAGGAAGCGCAGCTGGACCGCGTGGGCTGTTTCCAGTATTCGCCGGTGGAAGGCGCACCCGCGAACCTGCTGGACAATCCGGTGCCGGACGAGGTCAAGCAGGAACGTTGGGAACGCTTCATGGAGCTGCAGCAATCGATCTCCAGCGCCCGCCTGGCCAGGAAGGTGGGCCGCGAGATCGACGTGCTGATCGACGAAGTGGACGAAGACGGCGCCGTGGGCCGCAGCAGCGCCGACGCGCCGGAGATCGACGGCTGCGTCTACGTCAGCTCGGACAAGCCCCTGAAGGCGGGCGACCTGGTGCGCGTGCGCGTCACCGATTCCGACGAATACGACCTCTGGGCCGACGCGATCTGA
- a CDS encoding DMT family transporter, producing the protein MAWLILVAASAVEIVMALALKYADGWTRLWPSVIGIAAALGSVFLLTLAMKQLPAGTAYAIWTGIGSVGITVLGIMLFGDSPSAARLLCIAMIVGGVAGLKLLEA; encoded by the coding sequence ATGGCCTGGTTGATTCTGGTCGCCGCGAGCGCGGTGGAAATCGTGATGGCCCTGGCCTTGAAGTATGCCGATGGCTGGACGCGTTTGTGGCCCAGCGTGATCGGTATCGCGGCCGCGCTGGGCAGCGTGTTCTTGCTGACCTTGGCTATGAAGCAACTGCCCGCAGGCACTGCCTATGCCATCTGGACCGGCATCGGGTCCGTGGGCATCACCGTGCTGGGGATCATGCTGTTCGGGGATTCGCCGTCCGCCGCCCGCCTGCTGTGCATTGCGATGATCGTGGGCGGGGTGGCTGGGCTCAAGCTGCTGGAAGCTTGA
- a CDS encoding winged helix-turn-helix transcriptional regulator, translating to MKKPSASTPAGDVFDAACPSRRALELIAGKWVPLILPALEHGPMRNNELLRRLDGISQKVMTQTLKELERHGLVLREDLGTVPPHVNYRLSELGQSLNVALIALDRWAETHHAALDTAARRHDARAARRAR from the coding sequence ATGAAAAAGCCATCCGCCTCCACGCCCGCGGGCGACGTGTTCGACGCCGCCTGTCCGTCGCGCCGCGCCCTGGAACTGATCGCCGGCAAATGGGTGCCGCTGATCCTGCCTGCGCTGGAGCATGGCCCCATGCGCAACAACGAGCTGCTGCGCAGGCTGGACGGGATTTCGCAAAAGGTCATGACGCAGACGCTCAAGGAACTGGAGCGCCACGGCCTGGTGCTGCGCGAGGACCTGGGCACCGTGCCGCCTCACGTGAACTACCGGCTGAGCGAACTGGGCCAGTCCCTGAACGTGGCCCTGATCGCGCTGGACCGGTGGGCCGAGACCCATCATGCGGCGCTGGACACGGCCGCGCGCCGCCACGATGCCCGGGCGGCGCGCCGCGCCCGCTAG
- a CDS encoding bacterioferritin, with protein MEQATRTHAQASRPFDMDVKAIRAKARKDIESGAVTDTYRADRQTVLKLLNEALATEIVCVLRYKRHYFMARGLNAEPVAAEFAEHATQEQDHADRLSERIVQLGGEPDLSPKGLLERSHSEYVEGTSLEDMIKENLIAERIAIDSYRQMIEYIGEQDTTTRRLLEEILAVEEEHADDMSDFLAKR; from the coding sequence ATGGAACAAGCAACCCGTACCCACGCGCAGGCGAGCCGCCCGTTCGACATGGACGTGAAGGCCATACGCGCCAAGGCGCGCAAGGACATCGAGTCCGGCGCCGTGACCGACACTTATCGCGCCGACCGCCAGACCGTGTTGAAGCTGCTGAATGAAGCGTTGGCTACCGAGATCGTCTGTGTGCTGCGCTACAAGCGCCATTACTTCATGGCCCGCGGACTGAACGCCGAGCCCGTGGCCGCGGAATTCGCCGAGCACGCCACGCAGGAACAGGACCATGCCGACCGGCTCTCGGAACGCATCGTGCAGCTGGGCGGCGAGCCCGACCTGTCGCCCAAGGGTCTGTTGGAGCGCAGCCATTCTGAGTACGTCGAAGGCACCTCGCTGGAGGACATGATCAAGGAGAACCTGATCGCCGAGCGCATCGCCATCGACAGCTACCGCCAGATGATCGAGTACATCGGCGAACAGGACACCACCACGCGCCGCCTGCTGGAGGAAATCCTGGCGGTGGAGGAAGAGCACGCCGACGACATGTCGGACTTCCTGGCCAAGCGCTAG
- a CDS encoding TIGR00730 family Rossman fold protein, with product MTLKNICVYCGSNPGARPDYIEQARVLARELVRRDLGLVYGGSVVGIMGVVANEVLAAGGRVIGVIPELLMKKEQAHRGLTELHLVQSMHERKAMMMEKADGFIALPGGAGTLEEFFEVWTWAQLNMHQKPCGLLNIAGYYDALVQFVDHAVEEEFIRPQHRDMLVVEEDPALLLDRYAMYEPPNVSKWFEQIKA from the coding sequence ATGACTCTGAAGAACATTTGCGTGTATTGCGGCTCGAACCCGGGCGCCCGGCCGGATTACATCGAGCAGGCCCGCGTGCTGGCCCGCGAACTGGTGCGGCGCGATCTGGGACTGGTGTACGGCGGCTCGGTCGTGGGCATCATGGGCGTGGTGGCCAATGAGGTGTTGGCCGCCGGCGGCCGCGTGATCGGCGTGATCCCGGAACTGCTGATGAAGAAGGAACAGGCGCACCGCGGCCTGACCGAACTGCACCTGGTGCAGAGCATGCACGAGCGCAAGGCCATGATGATGGAAAAGGCCGACGGCTTCATCGCGCTGCCAGGCGGCGCGGGCACGCTGGAAGAGTTCTTCGAAGTCTGGACCTGGGCCCAGCTGAACATGCACCAGAAGCCCTGCGGCCTGTTGAACATTGCCGGCTACTACGACGCGCTGGTCCAGTTCGTGGACCACGCGGTCGAGGAAGAATTCATCCGCCCCCAGCATCGCGACATGCTGGTGGTGGAAGAGGACCCTGCTTTGCTGCTGGACCGCTACGCCATGTACGAACCGCCCAATGTCTCGAAGTGGTTCGAACAGATCAAGGCCTGA
- a CDS encoding HAD hydrolase-like protein has translation MKYDIAAFDFDGTLADTMPWFNSILNTVADKYGFRKIDASERDQLRHRDAAEILKFLGIPLWKLPAIMAHVRTLMQEIDPSVHLFDGIPDALARLKAGGLRLAVVSSNSIENVQRVLGAETAALFDNYECGTDLFGKSAKIDRLLKQHGTAPERFLLVGDEMRDIDAARKAGVRVGSVAWGYNHVEALRERGPDELFLTVADLPAALA, from the coding sequence TTGAAATACGACATCGCTGCTTTTGATTTTGATGGAACCCTGGCGGACACCATGCCATGGTTCAACTCCATCCTGAATACGGTGGCCGACAAATATGGCTTCCGCAAGATCGACGCCTCCGAACGCGACCAGCTGCGCCATCGCGATGCCGCCGAGATCCTCAAGTTTCTCGGCATCCCGCTGTGGAAGCTGCCCGCCATCATGGCCCATGTGCGCACGCTGATGCAGGAAATCGACCCCAGCGTGCACCTGTTCGACGGCATTCCCGACGCGCTGGCGCGCCTGAAGGCGGGCGGGCTGCGGCTGGCGGTGGTCAGCTCGAACTCCATCGAGAACGTGCAGCGCGTGCTGGGCGCGGAAACCGCCGCCCTGTTCGACAACTACGAATGCGGCACCGACCTGTTCGGCAAGTCCGCCAAGATCGACCGCCTGCTCAAGCAGCACGGCACCGCCCCCGAGCGCTTTCTGCTGGTGGGCGACGAAATGCGCGACATCGACGCCGCCCGCAAGGCGGGTGTGCGCGTGGGCTCCGTCGCCTGGGGCTATAACCATGTCGAGGCGCTGCGCGAACGCGGCCCCGACGAGCTGTTCTTGACCGTTGCCGACCTGCCAGCCGCGCTGGCCTGA
- a CDS encoding pyridoxamine 5'-phosphate oxidase family protein, translating into MHIDPAHLVTDADALQALYGSPGEASIKKEVDHVHPHYRAFIETAPFAMLATAGPDGLDASPRGDPAGFVVVEDEKTLLLPDRRGNNRIDSLRNILADPRVALLFLVPGVGETLRVNGAARISVDPALLARFEMDGRLPRSVLVVDVHTVYFQCSRALLRSKLWDPATQVPRSALPSAGRILSDLTAGTFDGVTYDRDLPARVASTLY; encoded by the coding sequence ATGCATATCGACCCCGCCCACCTGGTTACTGACGCGGACGCCCTGCAAGCGCTGTACGGCTCGCCTGGCGAAGCCTCGATCAAAAAGGAAGTGGACCATGTGCATCCGCACTACCGCGCCTTCATCGAAACCGCGCCGTTCGCGATGCTGGCGACCGCGGGTCCCGATGGCCTGGACGCCTCGCCGCGCGGCGACCCCGCGGGCTTTGTAGTGGTGGAGGACGAAAAGACGCTGCTGCTGCCGGACCGCCGCGGCAACAATCGCATCGACAGCTTGCGCAACATCCTGGCCGACCCGCGGGTCGCGTTGCTGTTCCTCGTGCCTGGCGTGGGCGAAACCCTGCGCGTCAACGGCGCGGCGCGCATCAGCGTGGACCCCGCCCTGCTCGCCCGCTTCGAGATGGACGGCAGGCTGCCGCGCTCGGTGCTCGTCGTCGACGTGCACACCGTGTATTTCCAGTGTTCGCGCGCCCTGCTGCGCTCCAAGCTGTGGGATCCCGCTACCCAGGTGCCGCGCAGCGCCTTGCCCAGCGCCGGCCGCATCCTGTCGGACCTGACGGCAGGCACCTTCGACGGCGTCACCTACGACCGCGATCTACCCGCCCGCGTGGCCAGCACCTTGTATTGA
- the fmt gene encoding methionyl-tRNA formyltransferase, whose amino-acid sequence MRLVFAGTPEFARIAFDALRAAGHEIPLVMTQPDRPAGRGLKLTPSPVKQAALDAGIEVAQPRSLRLDGRYPEEAGEARALLERVAPDVMVVAAYGLILPQWVLDLPRLGCLNIHASLLPRWRGAAPIQRAIEAGDAQTGVTIMQMDQGLDTGDMLLERVVPIGGDTTAAELHDALALAGGEAIVAALDALAQGGLTPRKQPEAGVTYAAKLDKAEGALDCTQPAELLARRVRAFNPVPGASIRLPGLADPVKVWRAQALDQATTAAPGSVLRADVSGIDIATGNGVLRLLELQKAGGKRQPVDVFARGWQPA is encoded by the coding sequence ATGCGCCTAGTCTTTGCCGGCACGCCGGAATTCGCCCGTATCGCTTTTGACGCCCTGCGCGCCGCAGGCCATGAGATCCCGCTGGTCATGACCCAGCCCGACCGGCCTGCCGGGCGCGGGCTGAAGCTGACGCCCAGCCCCGTGAAGCAGGCGGCGCTGGACGCCGGCATCGAGGTCGCCCAGCCGCGCAGCCTGCGCCTGGACGGCCGCTATCCCGAAGAGGCCGGCGAGGCCCGGGCGCTGCTTGAGCGTGTGGCCCCCGACGTGATGGTGGTGGCCGCCTATGGCCTGATCCTGCCGCAATGGGTGCTGGACCTGCCGCGCCTGGGCTGCCTGAACATCCATGCCAGCCTGCTGCCGCGCTGGCGCGGCGCCGCGCCCATCCAGCGCGCCATCGAGGCCGGCGACGCGCAGACTGGCGTGACCATCATGCAAATGGATCAGGGCCTGGATACGGGTGACATGCTGCTTGAACGCGTCGTGCCCATCGGCGGCGACACCACGGCGGCCGAACTGCACGATGCGTTGGCGCTGGCGGGCGGCGAGGCGATCGTCGCGGCGCTGGATGCGCTGGCTCAAGGTGGACTGACGCCGCGCAAGCAGCCCGAGGCCGGTGTGACCTACGCCGCCAAGCTCGACAAGGCCGAGGGCGCGCTGGATTGCACGCAGCCAGCGGAACTGCTGGCGCGCCGCGTGCGCGCCTTCAATCCCGTGCCGGGCGCCAGCATCCGCCTGCCCGGCCTGGCAGACCCGGTGAAGGTGTGGCGCGCGCAGGCGCTGGATCAGGCCACGACGGCTGCGCCCGGCAGCGTGCTGCGGGCCGATGTCTCAGGCATCGACATCGCCACCGGCAACGGCGTGCTGCGCCTGCTGGAATTGCAGAAGGCGGGCGGCAAGCGCCAGCCCGTGGACGTGTTCGCGCGCGGCTGGCAGCCGGCCTGA
- the def gene encoding peptide deformylase yields the protein MALLPILRYPDPRLHKKAKPVAEVDDRIRQLVRDMAETMYDAPGVGLAATQVDVHERVVVIDVSEESNQLLVLINPEITWRSDDYKIYEEGCLSVPGVYDDVERASRIRCKALDVDGKPFEFEADGLLAVCVQHELDHLEGKVFVEYLSSLKQNRIKTRLKKAEREALRA from the coding sequence ATGGCTTTACTTCCTATTCTTCGCTACCCGGACCCGCGCCTGCACAAAAAGGCCAAGCCGGTCGCCGAGGTCGACGACCGCATCCGCCAACTGGTGCGCGACATGGCCGAAACCATGTACGACGCGCCGGGCGTAGGCTTGGCCGCGACCCAGGTCGACGTGCATGAGCGCGTCGTCGTGATCGATGTGTCCGAGGAAAGCAACCAGCTGCTGGTCCTGATCAATCCCGAGATCACGTGGCGCAGCGACGACTACAAGATCTACGAAGAGGGGTGCCTGTCCGTGCCCGGCGTCTATGACGACGTCGAGCGCGCCTCCCGCATCCGCTGCAAGGCGCTGGACGTGGATGGCAAGCCCTTCGAGTTCGAGGCCGACGGTCTGCTGGCCGTGTGCGTGCAGCACGAGCTCGATCATCTGGAAGGGAAGGTGTTCGTGGAATACCTGTCCAGCCTGAAGCAGAACCGCATCAAGACCAGGCTGAAAAAGGCCGAGCGCGAAGCGTTGCGAGCGTAG
- the dprA gene encoding DNA-processing protein DprA — MPLTQSPSELAAWLRLSLEPNIGSATACTLLGALGLPEQIYAQRAAALSRHLPEALARQLAAPMPPEMAAQVESALEWVAAPGRHILTLADPTYPQSLLTIADPPILLYVAGDPAFLQGPSLAVVGARNATPGGQENARAFARHLAGHGWRVVSGLALGIDGAAHEGALDAGPDGAGTVAVMGTGIDRIYPAKHRDLAHRIAAHGALVSELPLGTGALPQHFPKRNRIVAGLARGVLVVEAARQSGSLITARLAAEGGREVFAIPGSIHSPLSRGCHALIRQGAKLVETARDITDELGGDPTPAARTQPAAAKALPDHPVLDALGYDPLHLDAIQARSGMDTADLQTQLVELELQGRIVRLDDGRYQRMK; from the coding sequence ATGCCGCTTACGCAATCCCCTTCCGAACTGGCCGCCTGGCTGCGCCTGTCCCTGGAACCGAACATCGGCTCCGCCACCGCCTGCACCCTGCTCGGCGCGCTCGGCCTGCCGGAACAGATCTACGCCCAGCGCGCCGCGGCTCTGTCGCGTCATCTGCCCGAAGCGCTGGCGCGGCAGCTGGCCGCCCCGATGCCGCCAGAGATGGCGGCGCAGGTCGAAAGCGCGCTGGAATGGGTGGCCGCGCCCGGCCGGCACATCCTGACGCTGGCCGATCCCACCTATCCGCAAAGCCTGCTGACCATCGCCGACCCGCCCATCCTGCTCTATGTGGCGGGCGACCCCGCTTTCCTGCAGGGGCCGTCGCTGGCCGTGGTGGGCGCGCGCAACGCCACGCCCGGCGGCCAGGAAAACGCCCGCGCCTTTGCGCGGCATCTGGCCGGGCATGGCTGGCGCGTCGTCAGCGGGCTGGCGCTAGGTATCGACGGCGCCGCCCATGAAGGCGCGCTGGACGCCGGCCCCGATGGCGCCGGCACGGTGGCCGTCATGGGCACCGGCATAGACCGCATCTACCCCGCCAAGCATCGCGACCTGGCGCACCGCATCGCGGCGCACGGCGCGCTAGTATCGGAACTGCCGCTGGGCACGGGCGCGCTGCCGCAGCACTTCCCCAAGCGCAACCGCATCGTGGCCGGGTTGGCGCGCGGCGTGCTGGTGGTGGAAGCCGCCCGCCAGAGCGGATCGCTGATCACGGCCAGGCTTGCCGCGGAAGGCGGGCGCGAGGTCTTCGCCATTCCCGGATCCATCCATTCGCCGCTTTCGCGCGGCTGCCATGCGCTGATCCGCCAGGGCGCCAAACTCGTGGAAACCGCCCGCGACATCACCGACGAATTGGGCGGCGACCCCACGCCGGCCGCGCGCACCCAGCCCGCCGCCGCTAAGGCCTTGCCTGACCACCCGGTGCTGGACGCGCTGGGCTACGATCCGCTGCACCTGGATGCGATCCAGGCCCGCAGTGGAATGGACACCGCCGACCTGCAGACGCAGTTGGTCGAACTGGAGCTGCAAGGCCGCATCGTCCGGCTCGACGATGGCCGTTACCAGCGCATGAAATAG
- a CDS encoding hydroxymethylglutaryl-CoA lyase, giving the protein MALPSRVKIVEVSPRDGLQNEKEFVPTDIKVELVNRLSAAGFPNVEAASFVSPKWVPQMADGAEVMARIERRPGTIYSVLTPNMKGFEGALAAGADEIVIFGAASEAFSQKNINCSIAESIARFEPVVQAARAAGIRVRGSISCALGCPYQGEVPVEAVVDVAQRYLAMQVDEIDVADTIGVGTPKRVREVMSAVTRVADPARISGHFHDTYGQALANILAALETGISIFHTSVAGLGGCPYAKGATGNVATEDVLYMLRGLDIDTGVDFDAVVDIGQWMSAHLNRKGASRAGNAIAAKRAA; this is encoded by the coding sequence ATGGCTTTGCCCTCCCGCGTGAAGATCGTCGAGGTGTCGCCCCGCGATGGCCTGCAGAACGAAAAGGAATTCGTCCCCACCGACATCAAGGTGGAATTGGTCAACCGCTTATCCGCCGCCGGTTTCCCCAATGTGGAAGCCGCTTCGTTCGTGTCGCCCAAATGGGTGCCGCAAATGGCCGACGGCGCCGAAGTGATGGCCCGCATCGAGCGCCGTCCCGGCACCATCTATTCCGTGCTGACGCCCAACATGAAGGGCTTCGAGGGCGCGCTGGCCGCCGGCGCCGATGAAATCGTGATCTTTGGCGCGGCCAGCGAAGCCTTCTCGCAAAAGAACATCAACTGTTCCATCGCCGAATCGATCGCGCGCTTCGAACCCGTGGTGCAGGCCGCACGCGCCGCCGGTATCCGCGTGCGCGGCAGCATCAGCTGCGCGCTGGGCTGTCCCTACCAGGGCGAAGTGCCGGTGGAAGCGGTCGTGGATGTGGCGCAGCGCTATCTGGCGATGCAGGTCGACGAGATCGACGTGGCAGACACCATCGGCGTGGGCACGCCCAAGCGCGTGCGCGAAGTGATGAGCGCAGTGACGCGCGTGGCCGACCCGGCCCGCATCTCCGGCCACTTCCATGACACCTACGGGCAGGCCTTGGCCAACATCCTGGCGGCGCTGGAAACCGGCATCTCGATTTTCCACACTTCAGTGGCCGGCCTGGGCGGCTGCCCCTACGCCAAGGGCGCCACCGGCAACGTCGCCACCGAAGACGTGCTGTACATGCTGCGCGGCCTGGACATCGACACCGGCGTGGACTTCGACGCCGTGGTCGACATCGGCCAATGGATGTCGGCCCACCTGAACCGCAAGGGCGCAAGCCGCGCGGGCAACGCCATTGCCGCCAAACGGGCGGCATGA
- a CDS encoding amino acid ABC transporter substrate-binding protein, whose translation MNIAKGLIGAALLAAAAQGAQAATLDVVRQRGAVACGTTTGFAGFSAPDAQGKWQGLDVDLCRAIAAAVFGDANKIKVVPLNSQQRFTALQSGEVDVLTRNTTVTQQRDTALGIIHAGINFYDGQGFLVPKSLGVKSAKEINGATICLQTGTSNENTLADWARANNVSYKPVVIETFNEVVNAFAAGRCDVFSTDASGLASIRISKLQNPDDYVVLPEIISKEPLGPFVRQGDDAWLNIVRWSLSAMIEAEEYGVSSANVDEQAKSANPNIKRILGVTPGSGANLGLDEKWAYNIVKQVGNYGESFERNVGQGSPLKIKRGLNAQWTQGGLMYALPIR comes from the coding sequence ATGAACATTGCAAAAGGGTTGATCGGCGCGGCGTTGCTGGCGGCAGCGGCACAGGGCGCGCAAGCGGCCACGCTGGACGTGGTGCGCCAGCGCGGCGCCGTGGCTTGCGGCACGACCACGGGCTTCGCGGGCTTCTCCGCGCCCGACGCGCAAGGCAAGTGGCAAGGCCTGGACGTGGACCTGTGCCGCGCAATTGCCGCGGCGGTCTTCGGCGACGCCAACAAGATCAAGGTGGTGCCGTTGAATTCGCAGCAGCGCTTCACCGCCCTGCAATCTGGCGAGGTGGACGTGCTGACGCGCAATACCACCGTGACGCAGCAGCGCGACACCGCACTGGGCATCATCCACGCCGGCATCAACTTCTATGACGGCCAGGGCTTCCTGGTGCCGAAGTCCCTGGGCGTGAAGAGCGCCAAGGAGATCAACGGCGCCACCATTTGCCTGCAGACCGGCACGTCCAACGAAAACACGCTGGCCGACTGGGCGCGCGCCAACAACGTGAGCTACAAGCCGGTCGTGATCGAGACCTTCAACGAAGTGGTCAACGCGTTCGCCGCCGGCCGCTGCGACGTCTTCAGCACCGATGCCTCGGGCCTGGCCTCGATCCGCATTTCCAAGCTGCAGAACCCCGACGACTACGTGGTGCTGCCCGAGATCATCTCCAAGGAACCGCTGGGGCCCTTCGTGCGCCAGGGCGATGATGCCTGGCTGAACATCGTGCGCTGGTCGCTGTCGGCCATGATCGAAGCCGAGGAGTACGGCGTGTCGTCCGCGAACGTGGACGAGCAGGCCAAGAGCGCCAACCCCAACATCAAGCGCATCCTGGGCGTCACGCCCGGCAGCGGCGCCAACCTGGGGCTGGACGAGAAATGGGCCTACAACATCGTCAAGCAGGTGGGCAACTACGGCGAGAGCTTCGAGCGTAACGTGGGCCAGGGCAGCCCCCTGAAGATCAAGCGCGGGCTGAATGCGCAGTGGACGCAGGGCGGCTTGATGTACGCGTTGCCGATACGGTGA
- a CDS encoding PLP-dependent aminotransferase family protein, translating into MSTAAPEYAFATPFLNPPASPIRSLMPYAMRPGTISLAGGYPAQELFDVEGLSIASTQVLARLGACLQYSNIDGQASLRHELARLSAERGLHCNADTELVVTGGSQQALALLTRVMLQPGDHAIIESPAFPNSVQALRYTGATVHTVQSGPEGIDVDALDELAGRIKPKMVCVVASFSNPCGATLTRERRLRLLELAVKHRFLIVEDDPYSELRFAGEAVPPIAALAEGEARHWAVYLASMSKTMAPALRIGWLVAPPEVRRRCVSAKAADDMASSAWIQEVVAQYLANGRYGEHVPRIRAAYGQRCDAMAESLARELNGRVTFSKPEGGMFFWARLTGEIDATRLLPYAIEHEVVYVPGKAFYADAAQADLHAMRMSFATMNESQIAQGMVRLGRALDACEANQPVSISLAA; encoded by the coding sequence ATGTCCACCGCAGCGCCTGAATACGCTTTCGCCACGCCTTTCCTGAATCCTCCCGCTTCCCCCATCCGATCGCTCATGCCGTATGCCATGCGGCCGGGCACCATTTCGCTGGCGGGCGGCTATCCCGCGCAGGAACTGTTCGACGTGGAAGGCCTGTCGATCGCCTCGACCCAGGTCCTGGCCCGCCTGGGCGCCTGCCTGCAGTATTCCAACATCGACGGCCAGGCCAGCCTGCGCCACGAGTTGGCGCGCCTGTCGGCCGAACGCGGCCTCCATTGCAACGCCGATACCGAGCTGGTCGTGACCGGCGGCTCGCAACAGGCACTGGCGCTGCTGACCCGCGTCATGCTGCAGCCCGGCGACCACGCCATCATCGAATCGCCCGCGTTTCCCAATTCCGTACAGGCGCTGCGTTACACCGGCGCAACGGTGCATACGGTGCAGTCGGGTCCCGAAGGCATCGACGTGGACGCGCTGGACGAACTGGCCGGCCGCATCAAGCCCAAGATGGTCTGCGTGGTCGCCTCCTTCTCCAACCCTTGCGGCGCGACCCTGACGCGTGAGCGCCGCCTGCGGCTGCTGGAACTGGCGGTCAAGCACCGCTTCCTGATCGTCGAGGACGATCCTTACAGCGAACTGCGCTTTGCCGGCGAGGCGGTGCCGCCCATCGCCGCGCTGGCCGAGGGCGAAGCGCGCCACTGGGCCGTGTACCTGGCCAGCATGTCCAAGACCATGGCGCCGGCGCTGCGCATCGGTTGGCTGGTGGCGCCGCCGGAAGTCCGCCGCCGCTGCGTCAGCGCCAAGGCGGCCGACGATATGGCCTCGTCCGCCTGGATCCAGGAAGTCGTGGCCCAGTACCTGGCCAACGGCCGCTACGGCGAGCACGTGCCGCGCATCCGCGCGGCCTACGGCCAGCGCTGCGACGCGATGGCGGAATCCCTGGCCCGCGAACTCAACGGCCGCGTCACCTTCAGCAAGCCCGAGGGCGGCATGTTCTTCTGGGCCCGGCTGACCGGTGAGATCGACGCCACGCGGCTGTTGCCCTACGCCATCGAGCACGAGGTCGTCTACGTGCCGGGCAAGGCGTTCTACGCGGACGCGGCGCAGGCCGACCTGCACGCCATGCGCATGTCTTTCGCCACCATGAATGAAAGCCAGATCGCCCAGGGCATGGTGCGGCTGGGCCGCGCGCTGGACGCGTGCGAGGCCAACCAACCGGTGTCGATCTCGCTGGCCGCCTGA